tgtatttttttttccagtaCCGTCTTTACCGCCTAACAATCAAATCAAGAAAACATCAATATGGGgctgaaaaattaataaagcactatatatatctaatatattccATGTGGTTATGtctatttttgtataatttataaatttcaaaaatgttatcttcattataaatagatttatacttCTTTTACAGTATTCTTGTACAGGCAGggacaaaataaatatgattttctaaaatttatctTAATTGACACATGCTAATGTGGATAAATACTAttgattttaaaagtaaaaatcaCGATAAATTTACAAGAAAAATTTCCATTTTGGTTGACAACATAATTTTCATCAAATTGTATTTCGTCAAATCAAATGTTTAGAATGGATAATCTGAACAGATTAATCATCAGAGAATATAATTGCCCAGTTAATCACAAACACGTAGAAGAGGAACATCAATCTCAAAATCGTAAAGCCCATTTTAAACCAGGCCCATATAGAACAAAGTAATTTCTCTGGCAACTCAACTATTCGTACTAATTGGTTTTTCAGAATCCCGAAGACCTAAGTGATATTTTCTCGAGAAAATAGCGGGGGtcgaaaattcaaaaaaagaaaaaaacggaGGAGAAACCAAAAATGGAGCTCCTCAAGCTGTCAAAATTCAAATTGCAGCTTCAATCGATGATCGGAGAAGTGAGAGATCTGCGTGTAAGTTTAACAGAAGTTCCATATATCTATGGAACTCTTCTATCTTCATCAACTTTACCACCGGCGATTTTGCAGGAAAGGGAGCGATCAGTGACGGATCACTTGAATCTCATCAATCAGGTTTACCGGAATCAATCAATGTTTACTGTACACGGCCTTCATTGTTTTGGTATCGCGTTTCAGAGTCGTGAAAATCGTTAATCGTTCGTTGCCTGCTTTGGTACAGAAACAGAAGCAGACGGAGGAGGAGTACAGCAGGAAAGTGCACGAGCTGGAATCTGAGTTAGTTTCTTCTAGAGAAACGCAAGAGGCACTCGAGAGGAAGGTTCGTTAAGATTCCTGTTTCAGTTTTCAagatatgtgaatgaatcagcGAATTGAATTTGCAGGTGAGTTACCTCCAGAACGACTATAGTTTGCTGGAGAACAAGCAGAACGAATTGAAGAGTACTATCCAAAACCTGCTTCAGTCACGAGAAAGTTTCTTAAACGCTTACCAGGTGCTTTTTgcttgttaattttttttgggaTTATAGGAATCGTGTAACCTCAGTTAAGTGAAATTTGCAGGAGTCGTTTAGTGAGATGAGATGTTCAGTTGAGGCCAGGGATAGGAAGATTGGTATCCTTCACCAGAAGATAACATCTCACTTGGCATTGTTTGATTCAATTGAGAAAGAGGCGTCGGCGATCAAAAACGTTATTCAGGAAGTTCAGGGACTTGTGGATCAAAAAGAAGATGTAGGCATGTAGATAGATCCCTTATCtcttgctatttttttttttttgttggaggATATGCTTCCGGAATACTAATATGCATATTCTCACGGTTTCTTGTGATCAGTGGCTggattgaaagaaaaaatggagCATGTCTCTACATATGAGAAAGTATTCATCGGTgagtttctcagcatccttgatTCTTGAGAGGTTActtaattgtttattttactCTTGTGGTCTCTTGTGTGAACACGGGGTGTTTATATGAATGTAAGTCTTGAAAAATGTTCAATTATATTGATACTGATGGGTCTGTAGAAGTGTGTATGGTGCGTTTTAGTTTCTCTGGCTTTCTTTTCTCCATAAAGAGGCTAAGAATTAAAGGCATGCCATCTTCATTTACTTGGAAGTGACTGAAAATCTGCATGCTTTACCCTTATGGAGACAATGGTTTCTAACATCCTTTATTATGCAGAGAAAATCAGCACTTTAGAGGAGACAATTGAATATCAGGAAACAGAATTACAGAGCAAGGATAATAGAATATCAGAGCTTTGCGCTCAGCTGGAAGAAGCAAAGATGAAAAATGAATATCAACTTCAAATCGAAGAGATATCCATgatagattttaatttattatcttACTGAATTGCAAGGGAACTAGTGCAAGATCTTTCATCATAAAGTAGTTGCcatgtttttgtttgcttgACCAGCCTTACTTTCAGAAAACTTTGAAGGTCAAAGATTTAGTTGTGGAGAACTTGATTTCTGAGAAGGAGGTAGGAAAGGAGATCATTAGTTATGTAATGAGTTTCTTTTTACATCCTCAAACAGTCTATAAGTAGTGTTTCCCTTGTTTAGGCATTGCATTCTGAAGTGAGGAGTCTAGAGATGATCTTGTTGCGGATTCAGGAATCTGTCACCCATATGACCGAAGAGGTGAGAGATTAAttcaaattttccttttctaacaTTCCATCCTTTTATAGTTGTCTATTgattttcaaattcaaatgaATAAATTGAAACTTCAAGTCTTCCACTCTCTTGATATGTGACAGGACAGAAGAGTGTTCACATCAATACTGACACTCGAACAAGGTGCTGATGAAAGAAACAGCCATTCGAGGTCTGTTAAATCGCTTGAACATATTCCCTACCGCTCCATGGGCGGGTAGTTTGCATCAGCAGTTTTCTTAACGAACATGACATGATATAATGAATCTTTACTCTTTTGTGGTTCTACTTTGGGATGACCTCAGAGGCATTTCCGTCTCAGTTTGAATAAAGAATAGTCCCCAGATAAACTCACTCTTTTTCGATTGGCTAACTAGGTACAATGATGCAGTTGACAAAACGGAGGAACTTGCATGTGAAGCTCCTATTATGGGTTCCCAAGAAAATTCAGGTATGGTCTCTTCTTTTGTTGCCTTGTTACTTCCTTTGCTTAGAATTAAGTATCACTGAACCCTGTACCACAATCCAGAAACAAAAGCCATAACTTCGTCAATGCAAATAGGTATGAACTTGTAATAGAATGCTAAGAGGATGTTATCTAACCGACTTGCTGCATAGGCAGAAGAGAATTACCTTCATCAATTTGAACTTTTTTTGCACTAACCAGATTTCCAACTTCCTTTTGCAGTAAACGTTATTTCATCAGCGTCTCCTCGGTGTGCGCACCAAAACACAGGCTGCAGTTTGGTACAGGAAGCTGATCATGGACCGGACTCGGGGCAGTATCTGCAGCATAACAACGTCAGTGGCCATTGGCAGAGTACTAATAAAAATGACCACTTTGACACCGAGGCAAGTAAAAAACgcttttctctttgtttcttaCTTACAGTCACTGACTCACTGTTAGAAGTGAACGTCCAAACATAATGGTAATATCACCAGGTTCTATGACATTCTGTAGATTCAACTTCCTCACAATATGAGTCATCAGCTATCGATCTTAGATTTTTTGAAGTACCTTTTGCTTTCGGATTCTTATGAACATCCTAGTAATATCATATAAGCCTATTCCTTTTTTAGAGAGTAATTGCAAACTTGATGTCAATATAAGCCTATAAGTCGTCAATGTTTTGCAGGACAAGTGCAAAGACTTAATGAACCAGCCTGGTTCAGAGTGCTCAACTAATCGTGTATAGTAAGTAAGGGAAGTGTCTAATCACGATTTATGATCGTTATCACTTCTTATCGTTATACTCTTGTACACGACTAGTTAGGACTCGTGTCATATAACGACAAGAACATGAATTTTCTACTCACACGCAATGAACAAGAGAAAAGGTATTTTCTTTGCATTTCTATAAAGATTGGAAACGAAATATAGGTCTctcaatttcttttaaaataaactcTTCCTTTTCCATAAGATCCATTTTTTCTAGATGATCTAAATTTAACTAACCGGAGATTGTAAACCAGCATTGTCTTTAGGTAAATCTTATGTGTTATGAAATAGAGAGAGATATTTTGTGACGATTCTTATAAATGGACAGTTGGCTGTTGGTAACCTAGTTAGTTGTCTACTGCTAATTTGTCAGATGCCATTTGGGGCTATACGAAAAATTACAACATGTCATTTTGTTAAACGTTTCTATTAAAGCGGTGTATTTAGGATTTATAGGGAACATCAAAGATGACACACATGGTCCACCATTCGATTTCATCGCTGGATCCAACTATCGACACACACTTATCAGTTtgtgtatataaattaaatgcTGAGAggaaaaagtaagaaaaaatgtTATGGAATGGACCATCTACAGAGATTGCTCGAAAAGGGCATCAATGGATTAAAAATGAAACGTGACTTTCCATGTTTGTGTTAActttatttatacttttttgTAAATCTAAGTTAACTATCGATGCAGGTCTGAGCACGTAACCACTAGATACTAGATTTAAGATCTTTGATGGAAACTTTCTATATTGAGTCGGTAAAAATGAGTCTAGGGTCTTTAAAAACTCTATTATGTGGTACTTCTACATCAGTTATCATGGTTTTTAGACTTATTCTCGTCgtggtttttttttataacacatTCCGTTTTCAGATGTAAATTATAAGAGTGGGTTATAAAGCCCAAGAAAGTAATATACAGGAATAAAAGTTTCCCATCACTTCACTAGGAGAGTGAGTTGGTGAAATCGATGGTTCTTGTTGGGAAAGTTGTCAAATTTCAACTCACATCATTTATTGCTTCGCTCTTACAATTATTAAACCCATTTTTATATAGTTACTgtgttacaattaaaataatttagttttacaATTAAAAGATGGTTACGTCACTTCTAAGTAAATATTAGAAGATAAAAATCAATTACTCTTATTTACCCGGAAATTTCTCCAATCAGATTGAAAAATATTTCCTATTTCCTCTAGTTACTGGTAGAGAAGAgcaaaatacacaaataaattTACTCTAACtcaagtaaaattaaatatgtttacTCTGCTTCAATCTCTCtcccatttttatttttttatactcaTTTTTACCTTCTTATTTCCTTCTCATTTACTCCACCTTTTCCAATCAGAGCCTTATAATCACTGCGTTCGTACGTTTGGAACGTTGGAGTCATTTCACTCAATTTACGGTCAAAATGGCAGACTGATGTAGGAAGGACGAGGCTCTGCCGCTCTGGAGTGTTCTTTAATGCAGATAGAACTTTTGAAATGCTATAAAACCACATACAACCAATGTTCGAAAACTCGCTAGGCGCTAGTCGGACGGTCGAATCGGGCCTAGCGCCTAACGAAAAATCAGAGAGTAAGCGGAAATTATGCGGGGCggaattttctaatttttatttaaataatcgTATATATACAGATAACTTAAGTGAAATACAACAAATATAATGTGGTCTAGTGGCCATTGCTTTGGGAAAGCTCATAATAGGCCCGGGTTCGAGGccccatttttatttttggtcgTTTTTTCATTCAGTTTTAATGAAGGGCaaaaaagatattttctatttatcttCTTCCTTCCTTTGAACATGACCTTAAACCTAATAACCATGGCGGCTAcatttttttttcgattttacAGTGATTTCTTCATTCTTTTGCTAGATATGTAGTAAGTATTGATAAATCTATGAAATCTTTTTCGATTTGTGGAGTTTAAACGAAGAAAAACAAAGTTTCTCCACAAAACCCGATTTTTTGGCCGATTACAGTCAAATCGCCGCGGCTTCGACCCGCCCTGCGACTTTCCGGCGAGTACGCGGTCTTCGGCGGTGTGTTTTAGAACAAGGCatacaacaaaagaaaacctcttaacatttattttttctaaaaaacctcttaacattttaccaaaaaaaaaaaccgcaAGCTTAAATATcatctaaacaaaaaaatatcaactgCTACGT
This genomic window from Raphanus sativus cultivar WK10039 unplaced genomic scaffold, ASM80110v3 Scaffold3667, whole genome shotgun sequence contains:
- the LOC108858318 gene encoding uncharacterized protein LOC108858318 isoform X2 — its product is MELLKLSKFKLQLQSMIGEVRDLRERERSVTDHLNLINQKQKQTEEEYSRKVHELESELVSSRETQEALERKNDYSLLENKQNELKSTIQNLLQSRESFLNAYQESFSEMRCSVEARDRKIGILHQKITSHLALFDSIEKEASAIKNVIQEVQGLVDQKEDVVAGLKEKMEHVSTYEKVFIEKISTLEETIEYQETELQSKDNRISELCAQLEEAKMKNEYQLQIEEFQKTLKVKDLVVENLISEKEALHSEVRSLEMILLRIQESVTHMTEEDRRVFTSILTLEQGADERNSHSRYNDAVDKTEELACEAPIMGSQENSVNVISSASPRCAHQNTGCSLVQEADHGPDSGQYLQHNNVSGHWQSTNKNDHFDTEDKCKDLMNQPGSECSTNRV
- the LOC108858318 gene encoding uncharacterized protein LOC108858318 isoform X3, whose translation is MELLKLSKFKLQLQSMIGEVRDLRERERSVTDHLNLINQKQKQTEEEYSRKVHELESELVSSRETQEALERKVSYLQNDYSLLENKQNELKSTIQNLLQSRESFLNAYQESFSEMRCSVEARDRKIGILHQKITSHLALFDSIEKEASAIKNVIQEVQGLVDQKEDVVAGLKEKMEHVSTYEKVFIEKISTLEETIEYQETELQSKDNRISELCAQLEEAKMKNEYQLQIEEFQKTLKVKDLVVENLISEKEALHSEVRSLEMILLRIQESVTHMTEEDRRVFTSILTLEQGADERNSHSS
- the LOC108858318 gene encoding uncharacterized protein LOC108858318 isoform X1; the encoded protein is MELLKLSKFKLQLQSMIGEVRDLRERERSVTDHLNLINQKQKQTEEEYSRKVHELESELVSSRETQEALERKVSYLQNDYSLLENKQNELKSTIQNLLQSRESFLNAYQESFSEMRCSVEARDRKIGILHQKITSHLALFDSIEKEASAIKNVIQEVQGLVDQKEDVVAGLKEKMEHVSTYEKVFIEKISTLEETIEYQETELQSKDNRISELCAQLEEAKMKNEYQLQIEEFQKTLKVKDLVVENLISEKEALHSEVRSLEMILLRIQESVTHMTEEDRRVFTSILTLEQGADERNSHSRYNDAVDKTEELACEAPIMGSQENSVNVISSASPRCAHQNTGCSLVQEADHGPDSGQYLQHNNVSGHWQSTNKNDHFDTEDKCKDLMNQPGSECSTNRV